TTGCTGACCGGAGTACGCATTTCGTGGGCGATATCGGCGGAAAAGTTCGATATGCGCGCAAACGCATCTTCGAGGCGTGCCAGCATGGCATTGAACGAACTGACCATGGGTATCAATTCGCGGGGCACGCCACTGACGTCAATGCGTTCACTCAGTGAACGGGCCGACATGGAGGCAACCCGGTGGGTAATCCGGCGCAGTGGCTGCAGGCCGCTGCGGGCAACCACCCAACCAAGGGCGGCGCTGGCCACGGCACAGAGCAACAAACCGGCCCACAGCCAGTGCAACAGGGAACGAAAGAACAGGGTGTGGGTGGTAATATCCAGCGTCAATACGACGGTAAGGGTTTCATCGGCGACCTCGGCACGGGTCATGGCGCCACGGTAATAGTGGCTGCCTTCCTGCCAGGTCCAGTGCTGCCCAGGGTCCGCCGGTGGATACCCGGGGGGCAGGTCGGTTCCCTGCGGTTCGGCAAAAAGAACCCGTTCATCAGCCCCGAGGATCACGGCTTGCAAGGTTTCATGGGCGCCGAGCATGGCGTGTAATTGTGGCCGCAGGTTTTCCAGCTCGGCAGACCCCGGATAGTACTCAAGCAAGCTGTGAATCGAGTGGATCTTTTCCTGCAGAGTGTGTTGGTCGAGCTCTTCGAAGTGGTATTGGCTGAGCAGATAAAAGCCGGTAGCGGTCAGGGAAATCA
This sequence is a window from Halopseudomonas salegens. Protein-coding genes within it:
- a CDS encoding heavy metal sensor histidine kinase, yielding MRGLISRMSLTLRIGLIFMLAATTVISLTATGFYLLSQYHFEELDQHTLQEKIHSIHSLLEYYPGSAELENLRPQLHAMLGAHETLQAVILGADERVLFAEPQGTDLPPGYPPADPGQHWTWQEGSHYYRGAMTRAEVADETLTVVLTLDITTHTLFFRSLLHWLWAGLLLCAVASAALGWVVARSGLQPLRRITHRVASMSARSLSERIDVSGVPRELIPMVSSFNAMLARLEDAFARISNFSADIAHEMRTPVSNMMTQTEVVLTRERDMATYANNLHSNLEELKHLSRMIDDMLFLAKSDNGLTLVRPQQVELHSLIAKQLDYYQILAEDRGIDFERSGTGAIQGDPLLIARVISNLLSNALRYTPAGKTILINLSETPKAVQLTIANPGETIEPQHLSRLFDRFYRADSARHEGTPNNAGLGLAIAAAIVKAHNGSIWCTSAAGLTCFHLAFPAIHES